One Campylobacter sputorum subsp. sputorum DNA segment encodes these proteins:
- the murG gene encoding undecaprenyldiphospho-muramoylpentapeptide beta-N-acetylglucosaminyltransferase, with the protein MIAISGGGTGGHLIIAKTLCEELNKRGEKTIFIGSQNGQDKLWFENDNGFRHKYFLPSSGVVDKKGFSKLFSLLNTIKLSFKCMSIFREHSIKKIVCVGGYSAAPAAFAGILTKKEIYIHEQNAVTGKLNKFIKKFAKKFFSSYEGKFYSYPVNLKFFESARVRNELKTIMFLGGSQGAKFINSLALELALSLKEKNIKIIHQCGLREFDEIKQKYEKLGVEAEVFAFSKNIEESMKKADLCISRAGASSLWELCANRLPCIFIPFPFAAKNHQFYNAKFLYEKNLCVLIEQKNVDKNTVLRHIDNINLAKISSGLANIIEKNGAKIIVDEILA; encoded by the coding sequence ATGATAGCAATTAGCGGTGGCGGAACTGGCGGGCATTTGATTATAGCTAAAACTCTTTGCGAAGAGTTAAATAAAAGAGGCGAAAAAACTATTTTTATAGGTTCGCAAAACGGACAAGATAAACTTTGGTTTGAAAATGACAATGGTTTTAGGCATAAATATTTTTTACCAAGTAGTGGAGTTGTGGATAAAAAAGGCTTTTCTAAGCTTTTTTCTTTATTAAATACTATAAAACTTTCATTTAAATGTATGAGTATTTTTAGAGAGCATAGCATAAAAAAAATAGTTTGTGTTGGTGGATATAGTGCCGCTCCTGCTGCATTTGCTGGAATTTTAACAAAAAAAGAAATTTATATACACGAGCAAAACGCAGTTACTGGAAAGTTAAATAAATTTATAAAAAAATTTGCCAAAAAGTTTTTTAGTTCTTATGAGGGTAAATTTTATAGTTATCCTGTAAATTTGAAGTTTTTTGAATCCGCAAGAGTGCGAAATGAGCTAAAAACTATAATGTTTTTAGGCGGCTCTCAGGGGGCTAAATTTATAAATTCTCTAGCATTAGAATTAGCTTTAAGCCTAAAAGAAAAAAATATAAAAATAATCCATCAGTGTGGCTTGAGAGAATTTGATGAAATAAAACAAAAATACGAAAAACTTGGAGTAGAAGCTGAAGTTTTTGCTTTTTCCAAAAATATAGAAGAAAGTATGAAAAAAGCAGATCTTTGCATAAGTAGAGCTGGGGCAAGTTCGCTTTGGGAACTTTGTGCAAACAGGCTTCCTTGTATTTTTATACCTTTTCCATTTGCCGCTAAAAACCATCAGTTTTATAATGCCAAGTTTTTATATGAAAAAAATCTTTGTGTTTTAATAGAGCAAAAAAATGTAGATAAAAACACTGTTTTACGACACATTGACAATATAAATTTAGCCAAAATTTCTAGCGGATTAGCAAATATTATAGAAAAAAATGGAGCCAAAATAATAGTTGATGAAATTTTGGCTTAA
- a CDS encoding CPBP family intramembrane glutamic endopeptidase has translation MNKITTLRWFDILIITFIMFFLAIYSSTLQYFALSNEMVSLDENLSFSPSDNYIAILTEFFYLVLVYFYLKFRKFDFSVFTNRIKFNLKALFQGILIFIFIATIFDLYFILISCFLEPINLKADAVNLVKFDMSIILFALINGFFEEIFFLGICLFVKKEYIKFAFLYSLIIRFSFHTYQGVETAFVIGFVLGYIFYLLYGRIKNLVPFFVAHSIGDMIGVSMWFFMLLN, from the coding sequence TTGAATAAAATTACTACTCTTAGATGGTTTGATATTTTAATCATCACTTTTATTATGTTTTTTCTCGCGATTTATAGCTCAACTTTGCAGTATTTTGCCCTATCAAATGAAATGGTTAGTTTAGATGAAAATTTAAGTTTTTCACCAAGTGATAACTATATAGCCATTTTAACTGAATTTTTCTATCTAGTTTTAGTTTATTTTTATCTTAAATTTAGGAAATTTGATTTTAGTGTTTTCACAAATAGGATTAAATTTAACCTAAAAGCTCTATTTCAAGGTATTTTAATTTTTATTTTTATAGCTACTATTTTTGATTTATATTTTATTTTAATTAGTTGTTTTTTGGAGCCTATTAATTTAAAAGCTGATGCTGTAAATTTAGTTAAATTTGATATGTCTATCATTTTGTTTGCTTTGATAAATGGTTTTTTTGAAGAGATTTTTTTCTTAGGAATTTGCCTTTTTGTTAAAAAAGAGTATATTAAATTTGCTTTTTTATATAGCTTAATTATTAGATTTAGTTTTCACACTTATCAAGGAGTTGAAACAGCTTTTGTAATAGGATTTGTTTTAGGATATATCTTTTATCTTTTATATGGCAGGATTAAAAATTTGGTTCCATTTTTTGTAGCCCACTCTATTGGTGATATGATAGGAGTATCAATGTGGTTTTTTATGCTTTTAAACTAA
- a CDS encoding flagellar basal body-associated FliL family protein, with amino-acid sequence MKVLFCLLVFLSFSFSEGINIENFETNLYSKAGKNNIRKVSLSVELIGRDLMENKGKILDSINVIISSYFVEDIMTSKGKENFKNMVLEYARKRYNVDLEAMYIIELKTISEPSMDEIIAAIRSTDICKTMENKQPHNPPQTIQNLEQKPNQSEFYNGGNSTQSPNLKEYDITKDPNFGKDFGEN; translated from the coding sequence ATGAAAGTTTTATTTTGCCTTTTAGTTTTTTTGTCTTTTAGTTTTAGCGAGGGGATAAATATAGAAAATTTTGAAACAAATTTATACTCAAAAGCTGGAAAAAACAACATTAGAAAAGTTTCTTTGAGTGTTGAACTTATAGGAAGAGATCTGATGGAAAATAAAGGTAAAATTTTAGATAGTATAAATGTTATCATAAGTAGCTATTTTGTAGAAGATATAATGACTTCCAAAGGTAAAGAAAACTTTAAAAATATGGTTTTAGAATACGCTAGAAAGCGATATAATGTTGATTTAGAAGCCATGTATATCATAGAATTAAAAACCATAAGCGAGCCAAGTATGGATGAGATAATAGCTGCTATTAGATCAACTGACATTTGTAAAACTATGGAAAATAAACAACCGCATAATCCACCTCAAACTATACAAAATTTAGAACAAAAACCAAATCAAAGCGAATTTTACAATGGCGGTAATAGCACACAAAGTCCAAATTTAAAAGAATATGATATCACCAAAGATCCAAATTTCGGTAAGGATTTTGGAGAAAATTAA
- a CDS encoding ABC transporter permease, with product MVKYLVFKYLRFDKTQPFIMLSALLAFLGVAIGLMVLIIAMAIMNGFDKEFERKLFTMNYPITIISLTKGGINDENVNELRSKFTNLKFSPYITTQGVAKYGDRLEGVAVFGVDFKYEKDINKVVNDAIKDIKFDEFDALIGKGLSDMFLLSQNDKITLIFTKADAGGFSIMPKIKRFDVKSTFRSGLIAYDKSYVYVTNQALQKVLGYESGIYDGIHVYSKDPFNDIKTIKSQLPQNARAIGWWEQNGNFFSALKLEKRALFIVLMLIILVASLNIISSLLMTVMNRRQEIALLLALGASKSEIKKSFFFLGSVIGGGGIIIGVLLGLFGVWLLGSFDIVNLPADVYGSSKLPMELSILDFVMIVVGAIIIVAVSSYYPAKKATQVDVLQTLRNE from the coding sequence ATGGTAAAATATCTTGTTTTTAAATATTTAAGATTTGATAAAACCCAGCCTTTTATAATGCTTAGTGCATTACTCGCTTTTCTTGGTGTTGCTATAGGGCTTATGGTGTTAATAATAGCAATGGCTATAATGAATGGTTTTGATAAAGAATTTGAGAGAAAACTTTTTACCATGAATTATCCCATAACTATAATTAGCCTTACAAAAGGCGGTATAAATGATGAAAATGTCAATGAGTTAAGAAGTAAATTTACAAATCTCAAATTTAGTCCATATATCACAACTCAAGGTGTTGCAAAATACGGCGATAGACTAGAAGGGGTTGCAGTATTTGGCGTAGATTTCAAATACGAAAAAGATATAAATAAAGTTGTAAATGATGCTATAAAAGATATAAAATTTGACGAATTTGATGCACTTATAGGTAAAGGGCTTAGTGATATGTTTTTATTATCGCAAAATGATAAAATCACGCTAATTTTTACCAAAGCCGATGCTGGTGGATTTTCTATCATGCCAAAGATAAAAAGGTTTGATGTAAAATCAACATTTAGATCAGGTCTTATAGCGTATGATAAAAGCTATGTGTATGTTACAAATCAAGCTTTGCAAAAAGTTTTAGGATATGAAAGTGGAATTTATGATGGAATTCATGTTTATTCAAAAGATCCATTTAATGATATAAAAACTATAAAATCACAACTTCCTCAAAATGCAAGGGCTATAGGTTGGTGGGAGCAAAATGGCAACTTTTTTTCAGCCCTAAAGCTTGAAAAGAGGGCACTTTTTATAGTTTTAATGCTTATAATACTAGTTGCTTCTTTAAACATAATAAGTTCTCTTCTTATGACAGTTATGAATAGAAGGCAAGAAATCGCTCTTCTTTTAGCTCTTGGCGCAAGTAAATCTGAGATAAAAAAAAGCTTTTTTTTTCTTGGTAGTGTAATAGGGGGCGGAGGTATAATCATAGGCGTTTTACTGGGACTTTTTGGAGTTTGGTTGCTTGGAAGTTTTGATATAGTAAATTTGCCAGCAGATGTTTATGGAAGTTCAAAATTACCTATGGAGCTTTCTATTTTGGATTTTGTTATGATAGTTGTTGGAGCCATAATAATAGTAGCTGTTTCATCGTATTATCCTGCAAAAAAAGCAACACAAGTCGATGTTTTGCAAACTCTTAGAAATGAGTAA
- the lolA gene encoding LolA-like outer membrane lipoprotein chaperone, producing the protein MKKISILFVFCAMVFANDLDFMSLKSDFIQTVTSGKAKIIYKGSFSATDDNKAVWNYIEPTNKTIYFGYDKVMIVEPDLEQVIVSSLKDSPNLTKILKSAKKISADEYQAIHDGITYKVKFQNSLPSVITYKDKLDNFVEIKLSNTQKDISIDRNDFIPNIPDNYDIVKN; encoded by the coding sequence ATGAAAAAAATATCTATCTTATTTGTATTTTGTGCTATGGTTTTTGCAAATGATCTTGATTTTATGAGCTTAAAAAGCGACTTTATACAAACAGTAACAAGTGGTAAAGCAAAGATTATTTATAAAGGAAGCTTTAGTGCAACAGATGATAATAAAGCTGTTTGGAACTACATAGAACCAACAAATAAAACGATATATTTTGGTTATGATAAAGTTATGATTGTTGAACCTGATTTAGAGCAAGTTATAGTTTCAAGCTTAAAAGATAGTCCAAATTTAACTAAAATTTTAAAAAGTGCAAAAAAAATATCAGCAGATGAATATCAAGCAATCCACGATGGAATAACTTATAAAGTTAAATTTCAAAACTCACTTCCAAGCGTTATCACATATAAAGATAAATTAGATAATTTTGTAGAAATAAAGCTAAGCAATACACAAAAAGATATTTCTATAGATAGGAATGATTTTATTCCAAATATTCCAGATAACTACGATATAGTTAAAAATTAA
- the secA gene encoding preprotein translocase subunit SecA: MISAIRKVFGTKNDREVKKYFSKIKAINALESKYQNYSDDELKSTFNALREDIKNGKKTQNEVLNDVFAIVRESSKRVLNMRHFDVQLIGGMVLNDGKIAEMKTGEGKTLVATLPVVLNAMSGKGVHVVTVNDYLAKRDAQQMGVLYNFLGLSVGVVLNSIHDDKSRQEAYGADITYGTNNEFGFDYLRDNMKFSADQKVQREHNFVIVDEVDSILIDEARTPLIISGPTNRTLDGYIRANEVAKQMIRGEAPKTPEEKATGDFTIDEKNKTVMITEEGITKAEKLFGVENLYSLDNAILSHHLDQALKAHNIFHKDVDYVVRNGEIVIVDEFTGRLSEGRRYSEGLHQALEAKESVKIQEESQTLADITFQNYFRLYEKLSGMTGTAQTEATEFSQIYGLDVISIPTNVPVIRKDQNDLIYKTEREKFEAVIKEIRRANSNGQPVLVGTASIEKSEKLHELLVKAKIPHSVLNAKNHEKEAEIIMDAGAKGAVTIATNMAGRGVDIKISDEIKALGGLYIIGTERHESRRIDNQLRGRSGRQGDPGESRFYLSLEDNLLRIFGSDKIKNIMERLGIKDGEHIESKMVTRAVENAQKKVESLHFESRKHILEYDDVANEQRKTIYRYRNELLDENYDLSDKIKLNRSEYIANVLDNLEIFHGSIKDNFDIDGVVSIIENDCGTHIQKEDLLGLDYDDLAQKINEILEQSYEAKMSFIDMEQRKHIEKVLYLQVVDTAWREHLYQMDVLKTGIGLRGYNHKDPLVEYKKESYNLFMELVNRLKFDSIKSLQIVQFKTREDIEAEEALRKLEEKNEDIKFNKDEEQQETNSKRQPIVNKERKIRRNEPCPCGSGKKYKDCCGKSGPKKGLFA, translated from the coding sequence ATGATTTCAGCAATTAGAAAAGTTTTTGGAACAAAAAATGATAGAGAAGTAAAAAAATATTTTTCAAAGATAAAAGCCATTAATGCTTTAGAATCAAAATATCAAAATTATAGCGATGATGAGCTAAAATCAACTTTTAATGCTTTAAGAGAAGATATAAAAAATGGTAAAAAAACTCAAAATGAAGTTTTAAATGATGTTTTTGCCATAGTTAGAGAATCATCAAAAAGAGTTTTAAATATGAGGCATTTTGATGTTCAACTCATCGGAGGCATGGTTTTAAATGACGGAAAGATTGCTGAGATGAAAACAGGCGAGGGTAAGACTTTGGTGGCTACACTTCCTGTTGTTTTAAATGCAATGAGTGGCAAGGGCGTTCATGTTGTTACTGTAAATGATTATCTTGCCAAAAGAGACGCACAGCAAATGGGTGTTTTATATAACTTTTTGGGGCTTAGTGTTGGTGTTGTATTAAATAGTATTCACGATGACAAAAGTAGGCAAGAAGCTTATGGTGCTGATATAACTTATGGAACAAATAACGAGTTTGGTTTTGATTATCTCCGTGATAATATGAAATTTTCAGCAGATCAAAAAGTCCAAAGAGAACACAATTTTGTAATAGTTGATGAAGTTGATAGTATTTTAATAGATGAAGCAAGAACACCGCTAATAATATCTGGTCCAACAAATAGAACTTTAGATGGATATATAAGGGCAAATGAAGTTGCAAAACAAATGATAAGGGGCGAAGCTCCCAAAACTCCAGAGGAAAAAGCAACTGGGGATTTTACTATAGATGAAAAAAACAAAACCGTAATGATAACAGAAGAAGGCATTACAAAAGCAGAAAAACTTTTTGGGGTAGAAAATCTTTATAGTTTAGATAATGCAATCTTAAGCCATCATTTAGATCAAGCATTAAAAGCTCATAATATATTTCACAAAGATGTTGATTATGTAGTAAGAAACGGGGAAATAGTAATAGTTGATGAATTTACAGGAAGACTTAGTGAGGGGAGGCGTTATAGCGAGGGTCTTCATCAAGCACTAGAAGCAAAAGAGAGTGTTAAAATTCAAGAAGAAAGCCAAACTTTAGCTGATATTACTTTTCAAAATTATTTTAGACTTTATGAAAAACTTTCTGGCATGACAGGAACAGCACAAACCGAAGCTACTGAGTTTTCTCAAATTTATGGATTAGATGTTATATCCATTCCGACAAATGTGCCTGTTATAAGAAAAGATCAAAATGACCTTATTTATAAAACAGAAAGAGAGAAATTTGAAGCAGTTATAAAAGAGATAAGAAGGGCAAATTCAAACGGGCAGCCGGTTTTAGTAGGAACTGCTTCTATTGAAAAAAGTGAAAAACTTCATGAACTTTTGGTTAAAGCGAAAATTCCTCACTCAGTTTTAAATGCTAAAAACCATGAAAAAGAAGCCGAGATTATAATGGATGCAGGTGCAAAAGGTGCTGTAACTATAGCTACAAATATGGCAGGACGCGGTGTTGATATTAAGATAAGTGACGAAATAAAAGCTCTTGGCGGACTTTATATCATAGGAACAGAAAGGCATGAAAGTAGAAGGATAGATAATCAACTTCGAGGTCGTTCCGGTCGTCAAGGTGATCCGGGAGAGAGCAGGTTTTATCTAAGCTTAGAAGATAATTTGCTTAGAATTTTTGGAAGTGATAAGATAAAAAACATCATGGAAAGACTTGGTATCAAAGATGGAGAACATATAGAATCAAAAATGGTTACAAGAGCTGTTGAAAATGCTCAAAAGAAAGTTGAAAGTTTGCATTTTGAGTCAAGAAAACATATATTAGAATATGATGATGTTGCAAATGAACAAAGAAAAACCATATATAGATATAGGAATGAACTTCTTGATGAAAACTATGATTTAAGTGATAAAATAAAATTAAACAGATCAGAGTATATAGCCAATGTTTTAGATAACTTAGAAATTTTCCATGGAAGCATAAAAGATAATTTTGATATAGATGGTGTTGTAAGTATAATAGAAAATGATTGTGGCACACATATACAAAAAGAAGATTTGTTGGGACTTGATTATGATGATTTAGCTCAAAAAATAAATGAAATTTTAGAACAATCTTATGAAGCAAAAATGAGCTTTATTGATATGGAGCAAAGAAAACATATAGAAAAAGTGCTTTATTTGCAAGTTGTTGATACAGCTTGGAGAGAACATTTGTATCAAATGGATGTTCTAAAAACTGGCATAGGTTTGAGAGGATATAATCATAAAGATCCTTTAGTAGAGTATAAAAAAGAGAGTTATAATCTTTTTATGGAGCTTGTTAATAGGCTTAAATTTGATAGCATAAAATCTCTTCAAATAGTTCAGTTTAAAACAAGAGAAGATATAGAAGCAGAAGAAGCATTGAGAAAACTTGAAGAAAAAAATGAAGATATCAAATTTAATAAAGACGAAGAACAGCAAGAAACTAACTCAAAAAGACAGCCAATTGTAAATAAAGAAAGAAAAATTCGCAGAAATGAGCCTTGCCCTTGTGGAAGCGGCAAAAAATATAAAGATTGTTGTGGAAAAAGTGGTCCTAAAAAAGGTCTTTTTGCTTAA
- a CDS encoding FtsW/RodA/SpoVE family cell cycle protein, translating to MSPDRSLFYVCSLLITIGIIFSFSLPIYFVARNDYPMYHFLLRQFVAGSLSIFIMWFLSRLDPDKWLFRIGVLFFIIFTILMISMPFMPSSIARVVNGAKRWIHTPFFAISPVEFFKIGFIYCLAWSFSRKIDGSKKSFKTEIKILIPYILLFLFYVFLIAFMQNDLGQIAVLAVILIFLALFAGTSFKLFMMGFILSIGVAVVAILSTSHRLNRIINWWAYAQDIFLKFLPDDLASHLRVEVVLEQTGQVANSLNAIKYGSIYGQGFGFGSYKLGFLPDVHTDFVLAGISEEIGFVGFSFIAFLMFIVIFLILKISARSENKVYHLFSLGIALMIFTAFIINSYGVSSIIPLKGIPVPFLSYGGSSLLATSIGIGMVLMLAKKTSKKVRDDSN from the coding sequence TTGAGTCCAGATAGATCACTTTTTTATGTTTGCTCTTTGCTTATTACAATAGGTATAATTTTTTCTTTTTCTTTGCCTATATATTTTGTTGCAAGAAATGATTACCCGATGTATCACTTTTTATTAAGGCAGTTTGTAGCTGGAAGTTTATCTATATTTATAATGTGGTTTTTATCTAGGCTTGATCCAGATAAGTGGCTTTTTAGGATAGGAGTTTTATTTTTTATAATTTTTACTATTTTAATGATTTCGATGCCTTTTATGCCCTCTTCTATCGCTAGAGTTGTAAATGGTGCAAAAAGATGGATTCATACTCCATTTTTTGCCATATCACCTGTTGAATTTTTTAAAATAGGTTTTATATATTGTCTTGCATGGAGTTTTTCAAGAAAGATTGATGGTAGTAAAAAAAGCTTTAAAACCGAGATAAAAATTTTGATACCTTACATACTTTTATTTTTATTTTATGTATTTTTAATAGCTTTTATGCAAAATGATCTCGGACAAATTGCCGTTTTAGCCGTTATACTTATATTTTTGGCACTTTTTGCAGGAACTAGTTTCAAGCTTTTTATGATGGGTTTTATCCTTTCTATTGGAGTTGCAGTTGTTGCGATATTATCCACAAGCCATAGGCTTAATCGTATAATAAACTGGTGGGCTTATGCTCAAGATATTTTTTTAAAGTTTTTGCCTGATGATTTGGCCAGTCATTTAAGAGTGGAAGTTGTATTAGAGCAAACCGGACAAGTTGCAAATTCACTAAATGCTATCAAATATGGCTCTATTTACGGACAAGGTTTTGGTTTTGGAAGTTATAAACTTGGTTTTTTGCCAGATGTTCATACAGACTTTGTGCTTGCTGGGATTAGCGAAGAGATAGGATTTGTTGGTTTTAGCTTTATTGCTTTTTTAATGTTTATAGTTATATTTTTGATACTTAAAATTTCTGCAAGAAGCGAAAATAAGGTTTATCATCTATTTTCTTTGGGTATTGCTCTTATGATTTTTACAGCTTTTATAATAAACTCTTATGGTGTAAGCTCTATAATCCCGCTTAAAGGAATTCCTGTGCCATTTTTAAGCTATGGGGGTAGCTCACTTCTTGCAACAAGTATTGGTATTGGAATGGTTTTGATGCTTGCAAAGAAAACTTCAAAAAAGGTTAGAGATGATAGCAATTAG
- a CDS encoding tyrosine-type recombinase/integrase, whose amino-acid sequence MKFKLDCKEDFNSSLLFWLTRYVKFKISSLSNKDLRDQKALASVNYSLTKGVENIHELDGLVKKARNAGIGGVNTYFNPLKKIYEQLLIYNLDSLKQIDEELLSEILASATGALSDASKKNYRISVINFFSFLDKQNEENGSAHIFDIELKNWGGISGNSGNKLPEYMSEDEAKRFLNAIDESDFKTNTPRNRCIIKLILFTGIRVSEALNLKRKDIVEDGDLFVIRIRGKGNKYRIVMIKQHLISEYLNLLETNYNNKEGFLFINKNGGRLTQAYVSRIVEQILFKAGIRKEKNGAHMLRHTFATMLYKKQKDLVLIQEALGHASLNTSRIYTHFDSQKLKLAAKIAEDLNEQ is encoded by the coding sequence ATGAAGTTTAAATTAGATTGCAAAGAGGATTTTAACTCATCCCTACTCTTTTGGCTTACAAGATATGTTAAATTTAAGATAAGCTCTCTTTCTAATAAAGACTTAAGGGATCAAAAAGCTTTAGCATCAGTAAATTACTCTCTTACAAAAGGTGTTGAAAATATACACGAGCTTGATGGGCTTGTAAAAAAAGCAAGAAATGCTGGCATTGGCGGCGTAAATACTTATTTTAATCCACTTAAAAAGATATATGAACAACTTTTGATTTACAATTTAGATAGTTTAAAACAGATTGATGAAGAGTTATTAAGTGAAATTCTAGCAAGTGCAACAGGAGCATTAAGCGATGCTAGTAAAAAAAACTATAGGATAAGCGTTATAAATTTTTTTAGTTTTTTAGATAAACAAAATGAAGAAAATGGCTCTGCTCATATTTTTGATATAGAGCTTAAAAACTGGGGTGGTATTAGTGGAAATAGTGGCAATAAACTGCCTGAATATATGAGCGAAGATGAAGCCAAAAGATTTTTAAATGCAATCGATGAGAGTGATTTTAAAACAAATACCCCTAGAAACAGATGTATCATAAAACTTATTTTATTTACTGGAATTAGGGTTAGTGAGGCTTTAAATTTAAAAAGAAAAGATATCGTAGAAGATGGCGATCTTTTTGTCATAAGGATAAGAGGCAAAGGCAATAAATACCGCATTGTTATGATAAAACAACACTTGATAAGTGAGTATTTAAATTTACTTGAAACAAATTATAACAACAAAGAAGGTTTTCTTTTTATAAATAAAAATGGCGGTCGTTTAACACAAGCTTATGTAAGTAGGATTGTAGAGCAAATTTTATTTAAAGCCGGCATTAGAAAAGAAAAAAATGGCGCTCATATGCTTCGCCACACTTTTGCTACAATGCTTTATAAAAAACAAAAAGACTTAGTTTTGATACAAGAAGCTTTGGGACATGCTAGTTTAAATACATCTAGAATTTATACCCATTTTGACTCACAAAAGCTAAAATTAGCAGCAAAAATTGCAGAAGATTTAAATGAACAATAA